ATACTGCCGAAGTGTTAAGTACAAGGGTAAGGTTGGGGGGGATGAAACTGTCGTAAAATAGTGCAAGCTACTAGGGACGAGAGTACGAGAGTACGAGGGTACGAATGTACGACATCACGACAACGTGATAACACGAAAGAAACGACGGGACGTAAAAACGAGTGTAAGACATTGCAAGGGAAGATAGAGACGGGAAAGAGGACGTTTCGATACCGATTCCGATGCCAATACCGACCCCGAGGTGAGAGAGGTCGGGTTAGTACTTGTCAGGAAGATAGGTTTCCCGAAGGTGTCTTCCGCCATCAACGAATATTATCTCTCCGGTTATAAACTCATTGGAGGCCAGAAAGACGGCTGCTTCACCGATATTTCCTGGATTGCCATGCCTTTTGAGTGGTATGGTTCCGGAGAGTTTCTCAAGGTAAGACATTGGCTCTCCGGGCGGAGGGAGGATTAATCCGGGAGCTATTCCATTTACTCTGATCTCAGGAGCATAGGCCAGGGCTGTGATTCTGGTAAGGGCAGTTAGAACATGCTTACTGAGGATATAGCCGGTGTGGTTCAGATCGTAGCTGGTTATGCGCTGGTCCAGAAGATTAATGATGCAGCCTCTTTTAATCTCCCGGGCATACGCACGGCTCAGGGAGAATGGAGCCCAGGCATTAATTTCGATGTTGTTTACCAGGTCTGCAAGGGCAAGATCATCAATTGTGGATTTGGTGAAAATCGAGGCATTGTTTACCAGAATATCAAGTGATCCGGAGAGCTCCAGACTCTGTTCTATAAGCTTATCCGATTCGAAACGGGATAGATCAGCCTGTATGCTCCATGACCGGACACCCATTCTGTCAAGCTCAGAGGAAAGCTCATCAGTGTGCCTCTTTGAACTGTGGTAATGAATTATTATGTTGACCCCTCTTTCCGCCAGAGACAATGCTATTTCCCGTCCAATACGAACAGCTGAGCCGGTTATAAGAGCAGTTTTCCCGTCAAGAGACTTTTTCCCCATGGATCTCCTCCTTGCTCTCTTAAGGAGGCAAAAATTGTGCCCTGGAGGTATTCCTGGTCGGGGTCGGTATCAGGTGTGGGAGAGAGAATTCTGTTTTCTTTAAAGCCCGGTTCCACCGGGCTTTACTTGGCTAGAGGCGGCATTAATGCCGCCTGTTTGCGAAAATTTTCGATACCGATTCCGACCCCGATTTCAGAACAAATGTTGTCTATGGTTATGCAGATTTTTCTGTGTTTCGGGACACTTATTGGGAATGAAAACAAAGTGATAATATTGTCGCTTTTTCCCCGAATTGCTATTTTTCTTCCAGTTTTGTACATTTAATCCAGAGGTACGATGCAGGAATTAAGCGAATTCAAGGCGAATTTTGATCCAAACAGTTTTCTGGGGAGAGAAATCGCCAATGTTACACTTGTAGAGTTGCTTGGTCGCGGGGCGATGGGTGCGGTTTATGTCGCGTTCCAGAAATCGCTGAAAAGAAAAGTAGCACTGAAGATCTTTCCCAAGGCAAGTTCGAATCTCAGCGACATGAGAGTTCTGTTTCGTGATGAAGCTGAGACAGTTGCGGTGTTGAATCATCCCAATATTGCGCCTGTGTTTGACATGGGAGAGACACCTGATGTGCTTTTTATCATGATGCAGCTTATTGTGGGAGAGAATCTCCGTTCATTGATCCGCCGCCACCTGCTTCATCCTCTGCCCTCCCGAAGGACAGTACCTCTTAATAAAGTCTTACAGATTATGATCCAGGTTCTCGATGGTCTGGATTATGCCCACAGGGAAAATGTCATCCACCAGGATATAAAACCTGCCAACATTATAATAGAGGAGCGCAGCGGAAGACCGGGTATTGTAGATTTTGGAATAGCCAGAACCGAGTTTTCCGCAAATGAGCATTCAAGATACGTGCTGGGTACACCTCTTTACATGTCACCTGAGCAGATCACCGGAATCCAGACTGACTGCCGCTCAGATATCTACTCTGCCGGGATGGTGCTCTATGAGGCACTTGTCGGCAAGATTCCGGTAAAGACATCCTCCCTTGATCAATTACTTGCCCTGAAAGCATCCAGTACCGAATCGATTTTCAGTTGCAATCCGTCAAGCAGTAGTGAGGTTATCGATGATGAACTCGAGAAAATTATTCTCAAAGCAACTGCTCCAAGGCGTGAGGACCGGTACCAGATCTGTGCAGCGTTCAGAGAAGATCTTAAAAAATACGCCTCAGCCCGGATGCTTTCGGTATTATGAGCAGAGGGAGATAAAAATGGATCAGAAACAGGCTGAACAGGTTGCCCGCCTCTTCAACGTGGTTTTCAACAGCGCCTTTCTCTACGGCGGATCTCATCCGACAACTCATAAAAATATCACTCTCTTCCACGAAATTCTGGAGAGTGAACTCACGGCTCTTCCCTTTATTTCACTGATAGTCGACCGGGAGAGCCTTTATGTGGAAGAATGGTGCATGGATAAAATTATCAATGTTAAACGTATTGTTTCTCAATTGACAAAATGCGAAATCATGTCGCTCAGCTTCTCAAGAGGAGTGAAGGCAGATGAAATCCGGGAAATAATCCGGTTAACAGGAGACAGCAAGGAATACCGTCCGGCAAAGGATATCGAGAAGGAACTCGCTGCCGCAGGAATTTCGAATATCAAGATAAACTACATAAAAATCGGGAAAATAACCGCTGATCAGGCTCTGGTTGACAAAGATATGACGGTCGGGGGCGGTACATACGATGCGGAATCGGTGCAGGTGACAACATCTTTGAGCAGAAATGCCCTGCAGCAGATCGAGCAGGTATTGACAATGGCAAATCTCGTCGATCAGCCCCGGAAAACCGCCGTCATGCTGAGTGAAGCCGCCTGCAATCCTGAAACATCGGATGAGGCATTAAGATCAATCGGGAATCTGCGCAGTGAAATCAACAAGGCAGGCCCACTGTCTCTCGATGTGCTTCTGGAGGCAGTATATGAACTGAAAGTGGATCTTGCAGAAACTATCGAGGTGCAGAAAACAACCGGAAAAATCCTCTCCACTGCAGATCCTGTCCGGAAACAGGTAAACGAACTGACCTGCGATATAATCCTTAAACTTGTCAAAGAAGAATACCAGCAGGGAACACTTCCGCTTAAAAGGCTTGTTCAGATTGTCCGAAGGATGCTTCCTGATATTTCAGAACTCAAAGAACTCCTTCCCAGACTCAAAGAGACTCTGCTGGAAGAAGGCATGTCTCTTGCCGATTACCTTCAGTTTATAAGAGACCTGGATCTTGAGCTTGAAAGCGAAGCCATCGCGGGTTCTCTCAAGGATGCCGCTGAGAGTATTGGTGTTACTGTCAAGGATATAGTCTCTGCTATAAAAGCCGAACCTGAAGACAGCGCTAAACTTATCTACCTGGCTTCGGAGATAAGACGGGGCACAGGCAGTGATGAAACGCAACTGTCGAACCTGCTTGCAGATTACATTGAAAAAATCAGTGTCGAAGTTGCGATGGATTCAGGAGAACTGGCTAAACCTCAGGGAAGCAGGATACTTAGAAGAATACTGATGCAGCTTGAAAACAGTCTTATCGATAAACTCAAGAACACAGGTATAGAGGAGCCGGTACTTATCAGTGTGAAACAGCAGTTGTCAAGCCGATTCGAATCGGCTTTCGATGAAGCAGTATTGAAATATATCAATGACAACAAAACAGAAAAGGATTCATCACCGGAAGAGATTTCCAGAAAAATTCTTAACTTCCTCGAGCATCAGGACCAGGTTTCACGACTCCAGAGATCACTTGTTGAAAACCTGAAGGAAAAAGGGTTCGATACAGACCGGATAAACCAACTGCTTAAAAGACTCAGCAAAACATCATTGGAAATAAAACGGGCGCTTCCACCGGGAACACTCTATTCCAATAACATGCTGTTTTTGCTTGACCGGGAGATGAAGCAGCATCAGAGGTATAAAACCCCTTTTTCCACCATGATGATCTCTGCGGTAAAAATCATCTCTCAAAATGGAGCACGGTCTCCTGCAAAAGATGAAATTGTCAGGGTTATTCCACCTCTTTTTCTGGCAGTTAAAGAATTACTGAGAGACATAGATCTGATCGGATTTATCCAGGAGCCTGAAACAGGGGTGATTTTTGTGCTGCTTGCCATGACCGACAGTACAGGAGCCGGAGTAGCAAGAGAGAGATTGAGACAAAAGATAAATAATCTGCAATTGACAATTGATGATCAGGTCTGTTCCATCGAACCGGCTATTTCCATAACAATCCCATCCGATGAGAAACCGTTTGATTTGAAAGTGTTTCTGGAAACGGCAAAGAAAAACCATCTGGAAGAGATAAGGGCCAGAATAGGGAACCATGGGAAATAAACCTTTGAGTATTCATGCGGAGAATACTGAAATGGAGATACTATGTTTGCCCGTCTTTTACTGCTCTTTCTGCTGATCCCACTGATTGAGCTTTACGTTTTAATAAGAATCGGTTCATTTATCGGAGCTCTGAATACAATCTTTCTTCTTATACTGACAGCAGCCACTGGTGCCATACTTGCCAGAAAACAGGGAATGAACACTCTGTGGCAGATTCAGCAGAGCCTTTCAATGGGGAAAATACCCGCCGGGGAACTGCTTGATGGTTTACTGATCATTTTTGCTGCGATACTTCTGATTTCACCGGGAATAGTCACAGACATGATGAGTTTTCTTCTTCTTATCCCGTTTACCCGCAGGTTTTTCAAGAGGTGGATTAAGAGGAGAATGCAGAACTGGATTGACAGAAAAAATGGAATGACACCCGTTTAAGGGTACGACATAACGACAATACGACAGCACGAGTGTACGACAATACGACAAAACGACTGCACTCAAATGCATGTAAACCCCGATAAATCGGGGTAATAGAAAACAATTAGATTTCATTTTCTTGCAAGCCCGGTTCACCGGGCTTATCCTGGCTGGAGACGGCATTAATACCGCCTCTTTTTATGTCAACACAGAGGGGGTGGCAAAAGCCCCGCCTGCGCTAAGAAACTACGGCAGATCAGGCAGTGGGAGACTTCCCCCACCTTATCTCTTAAATGAAAAAAAATGTACTCTGCAAATGATGTTTATACTGGTTAAAATCCCTTTTCGATTACGATTACAGGCACGAGCACAGCTTTGCTGAGCACATGAAAAGTCATCGAGAATCTGGCTAAGGAACAAACGGTTCTGGATTACTCTCCGGAGATAACCGAATTAAAACAGGTGATACCGATTCCGATTCCGAAACCGACCCCGATCTGAAGAACAAGTACTAACCATTAATTTCTAATCATACCCAGAGTTCTCTGTAATCCCAGGCATACTCCTCAAAAGTCCTGGGCTCCCGCTTGAGGATTTCTGCAAGATCAG
The DNA window shown above is from Fibrobacter sp. and carries:
- a CDS encoding SDR family oxidoreductase; protein product: MGKKSLDGKTALITGSAVRIGREIALSLAERGVNIIIHYHSSKRHTDELSSELDRMGVRSWSIQADLSRFESDKLIEQSLELSGSLDILVNNASIFTKSTIDDLALADLVNNIEINAWAPFSLSRAYAREIKRGCIINLLDQRITSYDLNHTGYILSKHVLTALTRITALAYAPEIRVNGIAPGLILPPPGEPMSYLEKLSGTIPLKRHGNPGNIGEAAVFLASNEFITGEIIFVDGGRHLRETYLPDKY
- a CDS encoding serine/threonine protein kinase, which gives rise to MQELSEFKANFDPNSFLGREIANVTLVELLGRGAMGAVYVAFQKSLKRKVALKIFPKASSNLSDMRVLFRDEAETVAVLNHPNIAPVFDMGETPDVLFIMMQLIVGENLRSLIRRHLLHPLPSRRTVPLNKVLQIMIQVLDGLDYAHRENVIHQDIKPANIIIEERSGRPGIVDFGIARTEFSANEHSRYVLGTPLYMSPEQITGIQTDCRSDIYSAGMVLYEALVGKIPVKTSSLDQLLALKASSTESIFSCNPSSSSEVIDDELEKIILKATAPRREDRYQICAAFREDLKKYASARMLSVL
- a CDS encoding FxsA family protein, whose translation is MFARLLLLFLLIPLIELYVLIRIGSFIGALNTIFLLILTAATGAILARKQGMNTLWQIQQSLSMGKIPAGELLDGLLIIFAAILLISPGIVTDMMSFLLLIPFTRRFFKRWIKRRMQNWIDRKNGMTPV